Proteins found in one Lysinibacillus fusiformis genomic segment:
- a CDS encoding GntR family transcriptional regulator, with protein sequence MHIHLSNASEKPIYEQITIQLKEAILANKLQAGDALPSIRALAKDLKISVMTTKRAYADLERDGFIETVAGKGSFVTERNQDFLREELLRQVEEHLQKAVKVAKTAGLSSEELQELLSLMLEEDK encoded by the coding sequence GTGCATATCCATTTGAGTAATGCGAGTGAAAAACCTATTTATGAGCAAATCACCATACAGCTCAAAGAAGCTATTTTAGCCAATAAATTACAGGCAGGTGATGCTCTACCGTCTATCCGTGCCCTAGCAAAGGATTTAAAAATAAGTGTGATGACCACTAAACGTGCTTATGCTGATTTAGAGCGAGATGGTTTCATTGAAACAGTTGCTGGTAAAGGGAGCTTTGTCACAGAACGAAACCAAGACTTTCTACGCGAGGAGCTATTAAGGCAGGTAGAGGAGCATTTGCAAAAGGCAGTAAAAGTAGCGAAAACGGCTGGTCTTTCTAGTGAAGAATTGCAAGAACTACTATCTTTAATGTTAGAGGAGGATAAGTAA
- a CDS encoding HugZ family protein, whose protein sequence is MPKAVDIEQVKQGYETFIQSKKNCVLSFVDGDGKPFSSTTPFVRLNGKFYVYISRIAEHYQLMEQSEVVDLICVADEAVTANPFATERARWQCQPKNLGNDGHEEVFAAFDQLFNAKMMEMLRSLDFSLFELTPLDGRYVVGFGKAFTIDLANDTLIHVVIDKK, encoded by the coding sequence ATGCCGAAAGCAGTGGATATTGAACAAGTAAAACAGGGGTATGAAACATTTATTCAAAGCAAGAAAAATTGTGTACTAAGTTTTGTAGATGGAGATGGCAAACCTTTTAGTAGTACGACGCCATTTGTACGTCTGAACGGAAAATTTTATGTCTATATTAGTCGCATTGCTGAACATTACCAGCTAATGGAGCAATCAGAAGTAGTCGATTTAATTTGTGTAGCAGATGAGGCTGTAACAGCTAATCCATTTGCCACAGAGCGAGCACGTTGGCAATGTCAGCCTAAAAATTTAGGGAATGACGGCCATGAAGAGGTATTTGCTGCCTTCGACCAGCTATTTAATGCCAAGATGATGGAAATGTTGCGTTCACTCGATTTCTCATTGTTTGAGTTAACACCACTAGATGGACGCTATGTCGTTGGATTTGGTAAAGCCTTTACAATTGATCTAGCTAATGACACATTAATCCATGTTGTAATTGATAAAAAATAG
- a CDS encoding FecCD family ABC transporter permease, producing MIHTARSRMIIMTTFVVTILAAIVAIGLGSVHISIPDILATLINGRNQEGVYTTIIWDIRLPRVLLALIIGASIAISGALLQAVMGNPLADPGLTGVTSGAAAFVLLILLANPELTHLIPLAAFVGGLIAAAIVYALAWRRTGITPITIILSGVAVNALCGGVIGFLSILYSDRLPAAVQWMNGSLAAKGNASLQMIYVYAVIGWILAIFAIRKANIIRLGDQVATNLGESVTRIRIMLSILAVFLAAISVAAVGMISFVGLIVPHMARLLVGSDYKYMLPMSMAMGAIVLLIADTGGRTLFAPLDIPAGILMAVIGGPYFLYLMRKRAF from the coding sequence ATGATTCATACAGCAAGAAGTCGCATGATTATTATGACGACATTTGTGGTAACAATTTTAGCAGCCATCGTAGCAATCGGGTTAGGCAGTGTTCATATTTCGATTCCCGATATTTTAGCTACTCTGATTAATGGGCGCAATCAAGAAGGCGTCTACACAACCATCATCTGGGATATCCGCCTACCACGCGTGTTGCTAGCACTAATCATTGGTGCAAGTATAGCCATTTCGGGAGCCTTATTGCAGGCAGTCATGGGCAATCCATTAGCTGATCCTGGATTAACAGGCGTAACGAGCGGTGCCGCAGCCTTTGTGCTACTTATCCTTTTAGCAAATCCAGAGCTTACACACTTAATTCCACTTGCTGCCTTCGTTGGTGGTTTGATTGCAGCAGCCATAGTCTATGCCCTAGCGTGGAGACGTACAGGCATTACACCCATTACCATTATTTTATCGGGAGTCGCTGTAAATGCTTTATGTGGTGGGGTAATTGGGTTCTTGTCTATTCTTTATAGTGATCGTTTGCCAGCAGCTGTGCAATGGATGAATGGAAGTCTCGCAGCTAAAGGCAATGCCTCTCTGCAGATGATTTATGTGTATGCCGTCATTGGTTGGATACTCGCTATTTTCGCCATTCGTAAAGCGAATATTATTCGTTTAGGTGATCAGGTCGCAACCAATTTAGGGGAAAGTGTAACCCGTATTCGTATTATGTTATCTATTTTAGCTGTCTTTCTAGCAGCCATTTCGGTTGCGGCAGTTGGCATGATTAGCTTTGTAGGATTAATCGTACCGCATATGGCACGCTTACTTGTAGGCTCTGATTATAAGTATATGTTGCCTATGAGTATGGCCATGGGGGCGATTGTCTTATTGATTGCTGATACTGGTGGACGTACATTATTTGCACCACTGGATATTCCAGCAGGGATTTTAATGGCTGTCATCGGTGGACCTTACTTCTTATACCTAATGAGAAAGAGGGCGTTTTAA
- a CDS encoding ABC-2 transporter permease, translated as MVGLILKDLMTIQRQMKAQAFVLLFLLMMAIFMQQSSMLLAVVVFIVTIQAITALSYDEQSNWDKYANTLPISKGDIVLSKYILSVVLMIIGLVTALPLLFFINFFTNNEITSEFFLTFNLIVTLALCLLALLLPIYIQFGSIKGRIVLIALCFIPGFLMGMFKQYIPDTTHTFLYLKQFIYVAPFVGLILLCLSSLVSTAIYKRKEF; from the coding sequence ATGGTAGGTCTTATCCTCAAAGATTTAATGACCATTCAACGTCAAATGAAAGCACAGGCATTTGTTCTATTATTTCTTCTTATGATGGCGATATTTATGCAGCAAAGCTCAATGCTTCTAGCTGTTGTTGTCTTTATTGTAACGATACAAGCCATAACTGCCCTTAGCTACGATGAACAAAGTAACTGGGATAAGTATGCCAATACTTTGCCAATTTCTAAAGGGGATATAGTTCTTAGTAAATATATACTTAGTGTTGTGCTAATGATTATCGGTCTTGTTACGGCTTTACCTCTCCTATTTTTTATTAATTTTTTTACCAATAACGAAATCACTTCAGAATTTTTTCTAACATTTAATTTGATTGTAACATTGGCGCTCTGTCTGTTAGCTTTATTACTACCTATCTATATTCAATTTGGCTCTATTAAAGGAAGGATAGTCCTCATTGCGCTTTGTTTTATCCCTGGCTTCTTAATGGGGATGTTTAAACAGTATATCCCTGATACGACCCATACCTTTTTATATTTAAAGCAATTTATCTATGTAGCACCTTTTGTCGGGCTTATACTGCTATGCCTCTCCTCTCTAGTTTCTACAGCTATTTATAAAAGAAAAGAGTTTTAG
- a CDS encoding ABC transporter substrate-binding protein produces MKKWLTVSTLALSLALVGCADQEEKSADKELKEETTQTQQETANTSEVEKEAFQDGVDEEAFQEALASFPTTAPEKIVTTSVPLTEMLHLLDITPVGVPTSTNPIPADFDSITKIGSPMSPDLEVISSLQSDLILGASSLQSSLDQALQGMNLPTAYLPTDSYEDLKLSFKVLGTYFGKEEKMNEVLQNLVAKEKELEGKAKGKELPSVMLVIGTSDSFMVMNDQSYLGSLVERLGADNIAKSVLKAESTYSPMNLEDIVVADPDIVFVLASGDHGANEDKFKQEIEKNSAWQQLSAYKNDKIYMLDYSTFGVTSITNAEKALTTIADYFYK; encoded by the coding sequence ATGAAAAAATGGCTTACAGTCAGTACATTGGCATTATCACTTGCACTCGTTGGATGTGCAGATCAAGAAGAGAAAAGTGCTGACAAAGAATTAAAGGAAGAAACAACACAAACACAACAAGAAACAGCAAATACATCAGAGGTAGAAAAAGAGGCATTTCAAGATGGTGTCGATGAGGAAGCTTTTCAAGAGGCTTTAGCAAGCTTCCCAACAACAGCACCAGAAAAAATTGTCACGACGTCTGTGCCTTTAACAGAAATGTTACATCTTTTGGACATCACACCAGTAGGGGTACCAACATCGACAAACCCTATCCCAGCAGACTTTGATTCCATTACAAAAATTGGCTCACCAATGTCACCCGATTTAGAGGTTATTTCAAGCTTACAATCAGACCTAATACTTGGGGCTTCTTCTTTACAAAGTTCACTTGATCAAGCTCTTCAAGGAATGAATTTACCGACAGCTTATTTACCAACAGATTCATATGAAGACTTAAAATTAAGCTTCAAAGTGCTCGGTACGTACTTTGGTAAAGAAGAAAAAATGAACGAGGTCTTACAAAATCTCGTAGCAAAAGAAAAAGAATTGGAAGGAAAGGCGAAAGGAAAAGAATTACCATCTGTGATGCTTGTGATTGGAACATCAGATTCCTTTATGGTAATGAATGATCAATCTTACTTAGGAAGCTTAGTAGAACGATTGGGTGCAGACAATATTGCCAAATCTGTGCTGAAAGCAGAATCGACATACTCGCCAATGAATCTAGAAGATATAGTTGTAGCTGATCCAGATATCGTTTTTGTTTTAGCATCTGGTGATCATGGAGCAAATGAAGATAAATTTAAACAAGAGATTGAAAAAAATAGCGCATGGCAACAATTATCAGCCTATAAAAATGACAAAATCTATATGCTTGATTACAGTACATTCGGTGTCACATCGATTACAAATGCGGAGAAAGCACTGACAACAATTGCAGATTATTTCTATAAATAA
- a CDS encoding ABC-2 transporter permease → MRALLLQRIVVQKWTILFAMTICLLLHFVHLPFVDSPSIGLFIVVISANLVDNLYRGDRQVKWTVYVNTLPLSKKTQLQSDFLFCYGLITLLFIILAPMYFSQPGANENFIEHFAMYFAFISSASFLICSQFYIQQLEETEGMRTVRMLTASVLIILLNFVIHYYLSLVAAHLFILLLPTLISVFISFIVFHKCLHLYMTKEIC, encoded by the coding sequence ATGCGAGCACTGTTGTTACAAAGAATTGTCGTACAAAAATGGACTATTCTTTTTGCAATGACGATATGTTTACTTCTTCATTTTGTTCATTTACCTTTTGTAGATAGTCCTTCTATCGGATTATTTATTGTCGTTATTTCAGCCAACCTTGTAGATAATTTATATAGAGGTGATCGTCAAGTAAAGTGGACAGTATATGTCAATACACTACCTCTATCAAAGAAAACACAATTGCAATCCGATTTTTTATTTTGCTATGGCCTTATTACATTACTCTTTATTATCCTAGCGCCAATGTATTTTTCACAACCTGGAGCAAATGAAAATTTTATAGAGCATTTTGCTATGTACTTTGCTTTTATAAGTAGCGCTTCTTTCCTCATCTGTAGTCAATTTTATATTCAGCAACTGGAGGAAACGGAGGGAATGCGAACGGTTAGAATGCTTACAGCTAGCGTGCTTATTATTCTTTTAAATTTTGTCATTCATTACTACTTATCACTAGTAGCAGCCCATTTATTCATTTTGTTGTTGCCAACATTGATTAGTGTCTTCATCAGTTTTATTGTGTTTCACAAATGTCTTCATTTATATATGACAAAAGAAATCTGTTAA
- a CDS encoding NAD(P)-dependent oxidoreductase, whose amino-acid sequence MENEKWLVIGEDSRLKELATMLRSPSRTVFYKRTTVWNEELNKLVLEYQPNKIILPILPLKIEVEQLYGISQVKFYTGRLTMHWKQLLEKNESICYLQQESFIWQNARLTAEGFIATFYGLEQKCIYGQNFTIAGFGRIAKMLASLLVKMGANVHIVARSVVQVSEAKAYGYKATNLDDRQWSITDGIFINTIPAKWITESFIEHVPAVLYDLASEPGCLDIDTEQLQTYVLLPSLPGKYFAHDAATILCKAIEEEENC is encoded by the coding sequence TTGGAAAACGAAAAATGGCTTGTTATCGGTGAGGACTCACGGTTAAAGGAACTAGCTACAATGCTAAGAAGTCCATCGAGAACAGTGTTTTATAAAAGAACGACCGTATGGAACGAGGAGTTAAATAAACTTGTTTTAGAATACCAGCCTAATAAAATCATACTACCGATTCTTCCATTAAAAATAGAAGTTGAGCAGCTCTATGGTATATCACAAGTGAAATTTTATACAGGTCGATTAACTATGCATTGGAAGCAATTACTAGAGAAGAATGAATCGATTTGTTATTTACAGCAAGAATCTTTTATTTGGCAAAATGCTCGGTTAACAGCGGAGGGATTTATCGCCACGTTTTACGGACTCGAGCAAAAATGTATTTACGGACAAAATTTCACAATCGCAGGCTTTGGGCGCATCGCCAAAATGCTCGCCTCTTTACTAGTTAAAATGGGTGCGAATGTTCATATTGTTGCACGTTCTGTTGTACAAGTGAGTGAAGCAAAAGCATATGGTTATAAAGCCACGAATTTAGATGATCGTCAATGGTCTATTACGGATGGCATTTTTATTAATACAATTCCTGCTAAATGGATTACAGAGTCTTTTATAGAGCATGTTCCAGCAGTATTATATGACTTGGCCTCCGAGCCAGGCTGTTTAGATATAGATACTGAGCAATTACAAACATATGTACTATTGCCATCATTGCCTGGGAAATACTTTGCACATGACGCAGCTACAATATTGTGCAAGGCAATAGAGGAGGAAGAAAATTGTTAA
- a CDS encoding ABC transporter ATP-binding protein, which yields MLKIEQLSISYEQKEVVHNFSFEVKQGEILSIIGPNGSGKSTILKAIARMQPYNAGTILFEGENMRQLSSKQIARKMCMLSQQNQAPSDISVKNLVAYGRYPHKKWFERLNAEDEAIIDWALEKTYLAHYKEKPIVALSGGEAQRAWIAMALAQRPQVLLLDEPTTFLDIAHQHEVLELVRELNRDMGMTVVMVLHDLNQASSYSDQIVVVKDGWRAQMGTPDEVMTEQMIQQIYRMEAEIQYVSWDNAPRVQLKNTVKV from the coding sequence ATGTTAAAAATTGAACAGCTATCCATCAGCTATGAACAAAAGGAAGTTGTCCATAATTTTTCATTCGAAGTAAAACAAGGCGAAATTCTATCGATCATTGGACCAAATGGTTCTGGTAAGTCGACGATATTAAAAGCGATTGCGCGAATGCAGCCGTACAATGCAGGAACCATTCTGTTTGAGGGAGAAAATATGCGTCAATTATCCTCAAAGCAAATCGCACGCAAAATGTGTATGTTGAGTCAACAGAATCAAGCTCCAAGCGATATATCTGTTAAAAATTTAGTTGCCTATGGTCGTTATCCACATAAAAAGTGGTTTGAACGTCTCAATGCAGAGGATGAGGCTATTATCGATTGGGCATTAGAAAAGACCTATCTTGCCCATTACAAAGAAAAGCCTATTGTTGCTTTATCAGGTGGGGAGGCACAGCGTGCGTGGATTGCCATGGCTTTAGCACAGCGTCCCCAAGTTCTATTATTAGATGAGCCTACAACCTTCTTAGATATTGCTCATCAACATGAAGTGCTAGAATTAGTGAGGGAGCTTAATCGTGACATGGGAATGACCGTTGTGATGGTGCTCCATGATTTAAACCAGGCTTCTAGCTATAGCGATCAAATCGTGGTCGTAAAGGATGGCTGGAGGGCACAAATGGGAACACCTGATGAGGTCATGACGGAACAGATGATCCAACAAATTTATCGCATGGAGGCAGAAATTCAATATGTCTCGTGGGATAATGCCCCTCGGGTGCAATTAAAAAATACGGTGAAAGTATAG
- a CDS encoding aspartate-semialdehyde dehydrogenase, translated as MTKQLTVAVVGATGAVGSKMMEQLIKRKFPIGHIKFLASARSAGKSIEFNGETYTIEEATPEAFEGVNVALFSAGGSVSAVLAPEAAKRGAVVIDNTSHFRMDPEVPLVVPEVNRGDLAKHKGIIANPNCSTIQMVAALEPIRNAFGLTKVIVSTYQAVSGAGISAIQELKAQSENWDAGKDVEANILPSGSDKRHYPIARNVIPQIDKFTDNGFTYEEMKMINETKKIMHAPELKVAATCVRVPVVSGHSESVYIEVEKEASIQEIFDVLRNAPGVVLQDDIATQTYPMPIYAEGEDATFVGRIRQDLDNSKGFHLWIVSDNLLKGAALNSIQIAEAMLEDNLL; from the coding sequence ATGACAAAGCAGTTAACAGTTGCGGTTGTTGGGGCAACAGGAGCAGTAGGTTCGAAAATGATGGAGCAATTAATTAAACGTAAATTTCCGATTGGACATATTAAATTTCTAGCTTCTGCTCGTTCAGCAGGAAAATCAATCGAATTTAATGGTGAAACATATACAATTGAAGAAGCGACACCTGAGGCTTTCGAAGGCGTCAATGTCGCTTTATTCTCAGCTGGTGGTTCAGTATCAGCTGTGCTTGCACCAGAAGCAGCTAAGCGTGGTGCAGTAGTTATTGATAATACGAGCCATTTTCGTATGGATCCAGAGGTACCGCTTGTCGTGCCTGAAGTGAATCGAGGCGACTTAGCGAAGCATAAAGGGATTATTGCGAATCCAAACTGCTCTACAATTCAAATGGTAGCTGCACTTGAACCAATTCGTAATGCATTTGGTTTAACAAAAGTAATCGTTTCAACTTATCAGGCAGTATCGGGTGCGGGGATTTCTGCGATCCAAGAATTAAAGGCACAAAGCGAAAACTGGGATGCAGGTAAAGATGTAGAAGCAAATATTTTACCGTCTGGTAGTGATAAACGTCATTACCCAATTGCTCGTAATGTCATTCCACAAATCGATAAATTCACAGATAATGGATTTACATACGAAGAAATGAAAATGATTAATGAGACGAAAAAAATCATGCATGCACCAGAGCTAAAAGTAGCGGCTACTTGCGTTCGTGTGCCAGTCGTTTCAGGTCACTCTGAATCTGTTTATATTGAGGTAGAGAAAGAAGCGTCAATCCAAGAGATTTTTGACGTATTACGCAATGCACCAGGTGTGGTATTACAAGATGATATTGCAACACAAACTTACCCAATGCCTATTTATGCAGAAGGAGAAGACGCTACTTTTGTAGGACGTATCCGTCAAGATTTAGACAACAGCAAAGGATTCCATCTATGGATCGTTTCTGACAATTTATTAAAAGGCGCCGCATTAAACTCTATCCAAATTGCAGAAGCAATGCTTGAGGATAACTTACTATAA
- a CDS encoding dipicolinate synthase subunit B: MLTGKRIGLGITASHCTYEDVVPKIQNFIDVGATVIPIITHSVLHAATRFGTGEEWIAKIEALTGEKVISSIKEAEPFGPSNPLDAMVIAPMTGNSISKFANAATDSPVLMAAKATLRNGSPVVLGISTNDALGLNGINIMKLLNAKNIYFIPFGQDAPHSKPNSLIADFEQMVDTVHAAITQKKQLQPLLIQYFK; the protein is encoded by the coding sequence TTGTTAACGGGGAAACGAATAGGCCTAGGTATTACTGCTTCTCATTGTACGTATGAAGATGTAGTACCTAAAATTCAAAATTTTATTGATGTCGGAGCAACAGTTATTCCAATCATTACGCATTCCGTTTTACATGCAGCTACCCGCTTTGGTACTGGTGAAGAATGGATTGCCAAAATAGAAGCATTGACAGGAGAAAAAGTTATTTCTTCTATAAAAGAGGCGGAGCCATTTGGCCCATCCAATCCATTAGATGCAATGGTTATCGCACCCATGACGGGCAATAGCATAAGTAAATTTGCTAATGCAGCAACAGATAGTCCTGTCTTAATGGCAGCGAAGGCAACTTTGCGTAATGGTTCGCCTGTAGTTTTAGGTATTTCCACAAATGATGCACTAGGCTTAAATGGCATAAATATTATGAAGTTGTTAAATGCCAAAAATATATACTTTATCCCATTTGGTCAGGATGCCCCCCACTCCAAACCAAATTCTTTAATTGCTGATTTTGAACAAATGGTGGATACTGTTCATGCAGCAATTACGCAGAAAAAGCAATTACAACCGCTGTTGATACAATATTTCAAATAA
- a CDS encoding ABC transporter ATP-binding protein codes for MNAIEIHDLHKGFEGFSLKDISFSVPQGTVMGFVGENGAGKSTTIKCMLNLLKKEYGEILLFGKDHVEHELSIKNDIGVVFDDLHVPETLNATQLDKIMRKVFQTWDSGYYFDRLAQFNVPKRKKIKELSRGMRMKLSIALALAHHPKLLILDEPTSGLDPIIRDEILDLFLAFMQDETHSILFSSHITSDLEKIADYITLIHNGEILLSESKDALLYEYGIFKGNSEEVSDLPEHAILRTRPGAFGIEALVLKNEVNEAFRLERPSIEDIMLFFVKGSV; via the coding sequence ATGAACGCCATTGAAATTCATGATTTACATAAGGGCTTTGAAGGCTTTTCTCTAAAAGATATAAGTTTTTCCGTCCCACAAGGAACTGTTATGGGCTTTGTTGGAGAAAATGGAGCTGGAAAATCAACAACGATAAAATGCATGCTAAATTTATTAAAAAAAGAATATGGCGAAATTTTGCTATTTGGCAAAGATCATGTCGAACATGAGCTATCGATAAAAAACGACATCGGCGTGGTATTTGACGATTTACATGTTCCAGAAACGCTAAATGCGACGCAACTCGACAAAATCATGAGAAAAGTATTTCAAACATGGGATTCAGGCTATTATTTTGATCGATTAGCTCAATTTAATGTGCCAAAGAGGAAGAAGATTAAGGAACTATCACGAGGGATGAGGATGAAGCTATCGATCGCATTAGCATTGGCACATCATCCAAAATTATTGATTTTAGATGAACCAACAAGTGGATTAGACCCTATTATTCGGGATGAAATTTTAGATTTATTTTTAGCATTTATGCAGGATGAAACACATAGCATTTTATTTTCTTCGCATATTACAAGCGATTTAGAAAAAATTGCTGACTATATTACGTTAATTCATAATGGTGAAATTTTATTGAGTGAGAGTAAAGATGCTCTATTATATGAATATGGGATTTTCAAAGGGAACAGTGAGGAAGTAAGCGACTTACCAGAGCATGCTATCCTGAGAACACGTCCTGGTGCGTTTGGAATAGAAGCTTTAGTTCTGAAAAATGAAGTAAATGAGGCTTTCAGACTTGAAAGACCTTCTATAGAAGATATCATGCTATTTTTTGTGAAAGGTAGTGTTTGA
- the dapA gene encoding 4-hydroxy-tetrahydrodipicolinate synthase, whose amino-acid sequence MNLGRIGTAMITPFKNDGTINYPELERIINHLIDNGTDCIVACGTTSENPTMSTEEKIEVVRFTVEKVAGRVPVIAGTGDNETAYSIAMTHKAEENGADGIMLVAPYYNKPNQRGIFAHFETIAKQTSLPVMLYNVPGRTGVNVAYETSVALSKIPNIAWIKEASGNLDQMGDVIENVDPDDDFLVYSGDDGLTLPLMAIGGAGVISVAAHVVGNDMQLMIKAFEEGNHKLAAKIHRALLPLVRALFAQPNPSPIKYAMTKLGFDTLNVRLPMMEMTDEEKANFDRIWDTYQEKAKSFR is encoded by the coding sequence ATGAATTTAGGTCGAATTGGAACGGCTATGATTACGCCGTTCAAAAATGATGGCACGATTAATTATCCAGAACTAGAACGTATTATTAATCATTTAATAGATAACGGTACAGATTGTATTGTTGCTTGTGGTACGACTTCTGAAAACCCAACTATGTCTACTGAAGAAAAAATTGAAGTTGTGCGCTTTACAGTAGAGAAAGTAGCAGGTCGCGTACCTGTTATTGCAGGTACTGGGGACAATGAAACAGCTTACTCTATCGCTATGACACATAAAGCAGAAGAAAATGGAGCGGACGGCATTATGCTTGTAGCTCCCTACTATAATAAGCCTAATCAACGTGGGATTTTTGCTCACTTTGAAACCATTGCTAAACAAACGAGTCTTCCTGTTATGCTCTATAATGTCCCAGGGCGTACTGGTGTCAATGTTGCCTATGAAACTTCTGTTGCTTTAAGCAAGATTCCTAATATTGCTTGGATTAAAGAAGCGAGCGGTAACTTAGATCAGATGGGTGATGTTATTGAGAACGTTGATCCAGATGATGATTTCTTAGTGTATAGTGGGGATGATGGTTTAACACTCCCACTAATGGCCATTGGCGGAGCAGGTGTTATTTCTGTAGCGGCCCATGTGGTAGGCAATGATATGCAATTAATGATTAAAGCGTTTGAAGAAGGAAATCATAAGCTAGCAGCCAAAATTCACAGAGCCTTATTACCTTTAGTACGTGCGCTGTTCGCTCAACCCAACCCTTCGCCGATTAAATATGCGATGACAAAATTAGGCTTTGATACACTCAATGTTCGTTTGCCAATGATGGAAATGACAGATGAAGAGAAAGCTAATTTTGATCGAATTTGGGATACGTATCAAGAAAAAGCGAAAAGTTTTAGATAA
- a CDS encoding M16 family metallopeptidase: MVQVHTCQNGVRIVSEQIDHVRSVALGIFVNAGSRYELPEENGITHFIEHMLFKGTTTRSARQIAEEFDRIGGELNAFTSKENTCYYAKVLDHHAELAVAILADMFFNSTFAEEELEKERQVVLEEILMSEDAPDDDVHEKLWGVMYPNDALGRPILGTAATLKTFTADAIRHYMDKHYGPESVVISIAGNISAQLMQTIEDLFGHYQPSPHAMAPVLTNPSFYPGEISKIRDTEQAHVAISYPAIGVKDPDMYSFIALNNIIGGNMSSRLFQEVREERGLAYSIFSYQSCYADVGAFTIYGSTSRQQLAQLQHTIDATLLDIVAGGVTEEELDNAKEQLKGSFVLGLEGTGARMNRNGTSELVHRKHRTVDEVLKSIDAVSMESVDRLIAKILKAEPAISIIGPSE, from the coding sequence TTGGTTCAAGTACATACATGTCAAAATGGTGTTCGGATTGTATCAGAGCAAATAGATCATGTGAGGTCTGTTGCATTAGGCATTTTTGTGAATGCTGGCTCTCGCTATGAGCTACCTGAAGAGAATGGTATCACACATTTTATTGAGCATATGTTGTTTAAAGGAACAACCACTCGCTCAGCTCGTCAAATTGCTGAAGAATTTGATCGAATTGGGGGAGAGTTAAATGCCTTCACATCGAAAGAAAATACATGTTACTATGCGAAGGTTTTAGATCATCATGCGGAACTGGCTGTCGCAATACTAGCAGATATGTTTTTCAATTCTACATTTGCGGAAGAAGAATTAGAAAAAGAGCGACAAGTGGTATTAGAAGAAATATTAATGAGTGAAGATGCTCCTGATGATGATGTTCATGAAAAGCTGTGGGGTGTCATGTATCCGAATGATGCGCTTGGTCGCCCAATACTTGGTACGGCTGCTACGTTAAAGACATTTACAGCAGATGCTATACGACATTATATGGATAAACATTATGGGCCAGAGTCTGTTGTTATTTCTATTGCGGGTAATATTTCAGCTCAGCTTATGCAAACGATTGAAGATTTATTTGGACACTATCAACCTTCACCACATGCCATGGCGCCTGTCCTGACAAATCCTTCATTTTATCCAGGAGAAATTTCAAAAATACGCGATACAGAGCAGGCACATGTAGCGATTTCGTATCCAGCAATCGGTGTAAAAGATCCAGATATGTATAGCTTTATTGCGCTGAACAATATTATTGGAGGCAATATGAGTTCTCGATTGTTTCAAGAAGTACGAGAAGAACGTGGGCTAGCTTATTCTATTTTTTCCTATCAATCGTGTTATGCTGATGTAGGTGCTTTTACGATTTATGGTAGTACGAGTCGACAGCAATTAGCACAGCTTCAGCATACTATTGATGCCACTTTACTAGATATTGTAGCAGGTGGTGTTACAGAGGAGGAGCTTGATAATGCAAAAGAGCAGCTTAAAGGCAGCTTTGTCCTTGGGTTAGAGGGGACAGGTGCTCGTATGAATCGCAATGGAACAAGTGAACTTGTCCATCGCAAGCATCGAACTGTAGACGAGGTTCTTAAATCGATAGATGCCGTATCGATGGAGTCTGTAGATCGGCTGATTGCCAAAATTTTAAAAGCAGAACCAGCTATCTCAATCATTGGTCCTAGCGAATAA